TGTACTTCATACATTTCAAAGAGGATGTGAAACATATCTGTTGGGGGAAATGAGGGTTCAGCCTACTGAGTGGATCCAGTTGGCCACTCCTGCCTTAAAAGTAGTGAATTTCCTCTCTCTCAGTGCCAAATTATTGCAGGTTGTCATTTATGTGAGACTAATATCCCAGTTGTCTCTTAATTCAGGACTGTGAGATTGCTTATAGAATGTCCACCTTTCCATGTAAAAGCCATAATGAAAAAGTAGGCGTTGATTGTTCAGTTGATCTCTGCAACTCAGGTTTCATGTCAGGCTGCCATATTAACGCCTTGTCTACATCTGTTCTTCATCACCTGCCCTTACTCTAGACAACTGCTTGTAGAATGTTCCTGGCTCACCCTTGCTTCCATGCTGTGCTGCTAGCCCTCATAACCACTGTGATGGCAAAGGACAATGAATGTGATCTACTTGGGGAGGAAAGCAGTGAATCCACAAAAGAAAAgaagctgctggagaggttgacGCCAATTTTCGGCAGAAGGTACAGTGCCTGTGGCTGATTGACTTGTTGGGGTGGCTTCAATGTGGCTGATGTCAGGAGCAATTGCTCAAGAGGGATTTTTGAGTCACTGCCCTTGGGGAATATCCAACCACCTTAGCTGCTTGTCAGGCCTGGCTAGTGTCAACAAGTGATTTTCATAAGAATTCTACTTGCTCATAGTGATTGCGTTCCTGTTGTGAAAAGATGGCTGCTGAATGAGTTTATTCCGCCCCCAATAAAATTAACAGCTCATTGGCAATATTCTGCTGTTCACGAGGCCTTGTGGACATCTGGTATAGATACTTAATGCCCTTACTGGGTAAGTCTCAGATAtaatttccagatgttttgggactacaactcccatcatccctgaccactggtcctgttagctagggatgatgggagttgtagtcccaaaacatctggagggccaagtttggccatgcctgaaacAGCACCTCTGTTCTTGCACTACTTGAATACTTACCCCACCAATCCGCAATCCAAAATCTGCGAAAGGAAATATGCAGGTATTCATTATTGACACCTGGGTGAGCAGGCTGGGAAGATTAGGCATTAACTGGGTTGGGGAGAGTCACAGCTGTAATCCCTAAGGAGGCCAAACCCTACTGACTAGATTTGAGGGGTTTCATGGTGTTGAGTCATTGGAACAGACTGGGGATGCTGCTGGTCTCTTGTCCACCCCATTGCATGGCACTTCCTTTGCTAACCAGAAGGTTATCTTGAGCATGGTGTTGGAGAATCCTTCCAGAGTAGTGCCACGTACCTTCAACACCCACTCCAATTCAGCCTCCAGTGAACTAGCTTAGGACCTCATGGCCACCTGGACAACCATAGATTTGTCCTGATCAATCAGTGGTGCAACCCATGTGTCCAAACAAACATACTCTGGACCTGGTCTTTGCAACAGAGTGGGATAGCTTGGTTCAGTTGATTGTGGGGTTTGTAATGAGGCCGTTGTCTTGGATGGACCATTTCCTGATTTGGTTTGGGTTCCCTCTGATGGTATCACCCATAGGGATGGAGGGCCTATTGAGATGGTCCACCCTGTAGACTAATAGACTCATAAAGGTTCCTGAATACTTTGGGGGGATTTTCCAGCTGAGATGGCTAGCACTCCTGTTGAGGCTCTACTCTTGCTGTAGAACAGCAAGATGCACTGGGCCATAAACACAGTTGCTTCAGGGGTCATCATTGCAACTGGTGAGCATGCCAGGGTTCCCTGGTATACCAGGGAACTGCATGATTAAACAGGAGTGGCAATGGCTAGATTGTAAATGCAACACTGACCAGATACAGGCAAGAATACTTGGTCATGTATACCACATGGCAGCAGTGACTGCAAATAAAGTGTGCCTCTCTGCCACCAGTGCCTCTTCAGtccagcagggctgtttcaaGTGGTGAATAAGCTGATTACATCTGCCCAACATAGGGTATCTCTGAAGTTCTGGGCACCAGTTATAGCAATACCAGATAACCATCTAACTCAGGATTTGTTGGCTCTGTGGAGAAGCTGGTTATAGGAGTTTGGCTGACTGACCCTTGCCCATCATGTCTATCCAGAGGGGATTGGTGGAGTGGGCTCAAGGATTGATCAGTGCCATACTGCAGAAGGGGGATGTGCTGCCTGCCTTGAAGGACCAGAAGGATCCTTCAGAGGACCAGAAGTGTTACATTACAATTGCCTGTTCACAATCTTGGGCAAGATTCTTGAGAGGCTGGCGGCAAGCCACCTGCAGGCATTATTGGAGGAAGTAGATTAATCCGAACGGATTTCAAACTGGCTTCAGTCCCAGAGACGGAGCCTAAACTTCCTTGGCTGCCCTGCTAGATAATGTTTGTTGGGAGAGAGGCAGGAGTTGAGTTGATTCCTCTCAAACTTTCCACACCTCTTGATTCCTTTCACCCTGGTATCTTTCTGGCCTGGCTCTGAGTATGGAAGGCACTGTGTTGCAGTGGTTCAGTTCGTGCCAGCAAGACAGGATCCTGGAGGTGATTGGAAGTGGAAGGACTGTTCCATCCAGGGGAATTGACGTGTGGTGTCCCACAGAGCTTCATCTTAACAcccttgttgttcaacatctatatgaagttGCCAGGGACACATAATGAGGTGTCATCAGTATGCCAATGATGCTCAGCTCTATCTCTTGTTATGTCAGAATTGGAAGAGGCCGTTCAGGTTCCTGACCAGTGCTTACAAGTGGTAATAGGCTGAATGAAGACTCTTGAATTGAAACTGAATCAAGACAAGACAGTTTCTTGGAATGAGGGTGGGATGTCACACTGCCATGGAAAGGGGTTGCTCTTTGATCCAGCTCCGTCACTTGAGTCCCTGGTGACTTCAGAGCAAGGAGTGCTTATTTCTAGCTCTGGCTGATTTGCAGAGAAGGCTTGGCACCTGTGATCCATGCTCTGGATCAACCGTATTGGGGAAAGCCTTCTTTGTGATGGCTACTAAACCCTGGAACTTGCTGCCCCCAGATGTGTATGCTTTGTGTCAACGTTATTTACATTTTGGTGACATGCACACATTTTCACTCGGGCATTTGGGGGATGGCTGGATGTGAGTATCCGAAGCTGTATTGTTTTACTTAGATCAGTGTTTTCAGCTTTTGAAAAATacagttgtattttaatttgtattccCCACCCTGGGACTTCTTGTAAAGAGCAGGTAACAAATATATGTTTAAAGGGAGATACATGCTGATCTCCCTTTTTTTCATGCCTCAGGATTTGGGGTGTTTCTCATTCACTTTAGAGCAGAATTTGTagaatgtgatttatttatttttaagtttgtGAAAACCTCTCCTAATGGAATTTGGAATAAAGGGGGTTGGCTGGTATAGATGCTCCTTAATTTGAGTGGGAAGGACTATGGTTAGGATCCCTCCCACCCCCGCAAATGTGTGAGCAGCAATGCTTGTAAGGCTTCTCTCTGTGGCATCTCCCTCTGCAGTTTTGAAATTGAAGGTGAGAGTGAAGGTGAGAAATACACCTACAAGTTCCGGGTGTGTCGAAATGCTAGCAATAAGACCAATTCTGGCCTGGTGCAGATCAACAATAAGCAACAGACAATGGTGTTGGGACGAATCAACGAGACCCATCTTGCCAGTGGAAGTAAGATACATTTATCCTCCAACAACTCTTATCCATTGCTCTTCCAATACCACATATGCCTCACAGGGTGTCTTGGTTTTCTGTCTTGGCAGGTTCATGGATTTTACTGACCTATAAGGGGGGAGACCCCTATACTAGCCACTGTGGGAAGGAGCCGAGAAAAGCCATAGTAATGATCACCTGCAACAAGAAGACACTAGCAGTGAGTAGCTACTGGAAagggttattaaaaaaaaaaataattccaggGTATATTGGCCAATGGTTAGGAGTCACCCCTCATTACACTACCTCCAGTATTAATCACGCTGAATAATTTAAGAGCTGAATTACATGCTTGGAAAATGAGATTTTTCAGCTTGGCAGGAATACCACGATGCTTGAACTTATATGTTGGTTGGAGGGGAAAGGCTGCTCACTTAGAAAATGAACACGTTTTGAAgaagggtaaaaggtaaaagtaaagggacccctgaccattacgtccagtcgtgcccgactctggggagccagcgtacagcttccaggtcatgtggccagcatgactaagccacttctggtgaaccagagcagcgcacgaaaacaccgtttaccttcccgccggagaggtacctatttatctacttgcactttgacgtgctttcaaactgctaggttggcaggagcagggaccgagcaacaggagctcaccccatcacggggattcgaaccaccgaccttctgatcagcaagtcctaggctctggtttagcccacagcgccacccgaagaAGGATAGTCCAGGGCTATTGGGAGGGCTGGGAAGTTCCTGTTGTAAAGAAAAAGTCAAACACAGAGTCTCCTACTAGCATTTTAAAGTACAGCCCAGGAGGCCTACAGCATATATTTATCTGAACATGTATCTCGCTCAGAAGTGGGAGGTGGCACTGTTAGATGGttcttgaagaaaatgaaggacacTGGCGAGCATAGTTCTCAGGGGAAGGACGGAACTTTGTCCCTGTATATATTTAAGGTGATAGATGTCTTTTATTGGGCTTCCATGCGTGTGCTATCTTCCCATAAACAGA
This portion of the Podarcis raffonei isolate rPodRaf1 chromosome 17, rPodRaf1.pri, whole genome shotgun sequence genome encodes:
- the M6PR gene encoding cation-dependent mannose-6-phosphate receptor produces the protein MFLAHPCFHAVLLALITTVMAKDNECDLLGEESSESTKEKKLLERLTPIFGRSFEIEGESEGEKYTYKFRVCRNASNKTNSGLVQINNKQQTMVLGRINETHLASGSSWILLTYKGGDPYTSHCGKEPRKAIVMITCNKKTLASGFTMVSEERDKMEECFYLFELESSLACPPEDSHLSIGSILLITLAPLVAVYLIGGFLYQRLLVGAKGMEQFPHLAFWQDLGNLVADGCDFVCRSKPRNVPAAYRGVGDDQLGEESEERDDHLLPM